From a region of the Macrobrachium rosenbergii isolate ZJJX-2024 chromosome 24, ASM4041242v1, whole genome shotgun sequence genome:
- the LOC136851723 gene encoding uncharacterized protein, with protein MVFLDLKRHMSWQVQQPSLSVAWKRIKGNLLAWIKDHIQDREARVVFQGRTSEYYLLENGTTQGGIISPFLFYVLMESLACLELLQGVEVFIMMMTFCIVSTSPPRPFHKIQEALQQIEDKCTTGTQDQHKQDKSHSNKAWSNPSNLLLKGDTIDWVDSSTYLGVGIANTLSPGERDIALQAKTRIRLNALKRITTLQEGATYHLLRKSYMQNCQGK; from the coding sequence ATGGTCTTTCTAGACCTAAAAAGGCATATGAGTTGGCAAGTGCAGCAACCATCCCTCTCTGTAGCATGGAAGAGGATCAAAGGCAACCTGCTTGCATGGATAAAAGACCATATACAAGACAGAGAAGCCAGGGTGGTATTCCAAGGCAGAACGTCAGAGTACTACCTTCTTGAAAATGGCACTACCCAGGGAGGTATAATAAGCCCCTTCCTTTTCTATGTCCTAATGGAGAGTCTAGCCTGCCTAGAACTACTGCAGGGAGTAGAGGTctttattatgatgatgacaTTTTGCATTGTCAGCACAAGCCCTCCAAGACCATTCCATAAGATACAAGAAGCCCTGCAGCAAATAGAGGACAAATGCACAACTGGGACTCAAGATCAACATAAACAAGACAAAAGCCATAGCAATAAAGCATGGTCAAACCCATCCAACCTTCTGCTGAAGGGAGACACTATAGACTGGGTGGACAGCTCCACATACCTGGGAGTCGGAATTGCAAACACACTATCTCCTGGAGAAAGAGATATAGCCCTTCAGGCCAAAACAAGAATCAGACTCAATGCTCTAAAGAGGATCACAACTCTGCAAGAAGGAGCCACATACCATCTGCTTAGAAAGTCCTACATGCAAAACTGTCAGGGCAAGTAG